From the genome of Thermosynechococcus sp. NK55a:
CAAGCAAGAGGGATTTTGCGGCGCGATCGCAGGCAAGGTAAACAGGTGGCCGCTGTGCCAAGGGTGCGGCCGCTGAGGGTAATGTCTTGGGTGGGGGTTGAAACCAGCGTTGCCAAGGAGCCATCCAGCGCTGCCACCAAGTTAAGGGGCGAGCAATGGGGGCGATCGCCACTACCCAAGATTGCTCCTCTCCTGGTGTGAGGGACAAAGCAGACATGACGGTCAACAGGGCTTCATCGGCAGGGGGTGTCGCTGTCGGTTTCGGCAGGAGGCGTTGATGCATTTGGGAAACCGTGCCCAACAGTTGGGGAACTCGCCGCTGCCAAAATTGTGCCAGAATTGAGCCAATGACCTGAAGTGTGCCACTGAGGGTGCTTTCAATCTGCCATTGTTGGCGCTGCCACCGTTGCTGCCAACGTTGCCATTGCTGTCGCCAAAAGCTAAAGAAGCGACTCTGATAGGAAACTGCCATAGCGGCTTTGTAGGTAGAGGAATATAAAGCTAGATTACTGTTCTGGTACTATAAATGCTTACTGTATGATTACTGTCAATACTGATCCCGTTTACCCCGCAATCGCGTAAAGGCCTGTAAAGGTGTGGTTGCCCCCACGGCCATCTGAATGGTCCTGACTTCGCAGCGCAAAAAGGGATTTGTCGCCTTTTCAAGGCCAATCGTACTGGGAATCGTGGCTTGCCCTTGGGCGCGATCGCGACAAACTTGGGCATAGCGCTCTTGCAGGGTAGGGTTATCCGCTTCGACGGTCAGGGCAAAGCTAAGGTTCTTTTGGGTATATTCGTGGGCGCACCAGACCCGCGTCTCCTCCGGTAGCTGCCGCAGTTGATTCAATGAGTCCAACATCTGGGCTGGGGTTCCCTCAAAAAGACGCCCACAACCGCCGCCAAAAAGCGTATCACCGCAAAATAGATCGCCCGTTGTCGGCGCATAGTAGGCAATGTGACCGCGGGTATGGCCGGGAACAAAGAGGACGTCAAAATAAGTTTGGCCAAAGGGAACGCGATCGCCCGCCTTCAGGAAGACGGTTTGCTCTGGAATGCGGCCTTGATCTTGGCGGCTGCCGTAGACTGCGATATCCGGGAAGCGCGATCGCAGGGCACGATTGGCACCCACATGATCCCAATGGTGGTGGGTATTGAAAATTGCCCTTAGTGTTGCCCCCAATTCCGCTAATTTGGCAAGGACGGGTTCTGGCTCTGCTGGATCCACCACTGCCGCTGTCCCCGTTTGCGGATCATAGAGCAAAAAAATGTAATTATCCGTAAGGGCATTGAGGCGATAAATCACCATGGCCGTTGTTCCTGCACCCAGCGTCGCCAATTCTTCTGTGCCGCTACCTCATCCATTTTGGCCTCTGCCAAGAAGCGATAAAGAGACTCTTTGGGCATCCATAGAAATAAAAAATAAAGGGGAGCGATCGATTCCATCCCGCAACTAGACGATTTGCCATCTCCCACCATTGTACCGCCATAACTCTGGTACCCCCAAAGCTGCATACAGGCGGTTCTTATCATTCAACATCAGTGTGGGTATCAGTGTGGGTCATGTCCACCGCAATGACCCAATCGGGGGGTGGAGGAATACTCAGATCAATCCTGCAGCCAACCATCCGTGGTTGAGGGTGGATCTAACAGTCATTATCTGGCTCTGCGATCGCCACAGGGTTGTTGAGCGCAGCGATCGCAGCCGCAGCCCTGTTTTCCCAACCAGAATGCGCCAAAATAGACCAATGAACTCACTGGCAAACCCATGGGTGGGGCTTCAAGGGTGCCACGCCCTGCTGCTAAGGGAGGCCCTAGAGGCTAACAGGCCGTTTGCCCGTGGTGGCGGTTAGGGTTGTCGTTGGGCCAGATCAAAAATCTGCTCTATTATCTGATTATCTAAAACTCTCTATGGCTTTGGTATCAGCTTCCTGCCCGTAGCA
Proteins encoded in this window:
- the gloB gene encoding hydroxyacylglutathione hydrolase; this encodes MVIYRLNALTDNYIFLLYDPQTGTAAVVDPAEPEPVLAKLAELGATLRAIFNTHHHWDHVGANRALRSRFPDIAVYGSRQDQGRIPEQTVFLKAGDRVPFGQTYFDVLFVPGHTRGHIAYYAPTTGDLFCGDTLFGGGCGRLFEGTPAQMLDSLNQLRQLPEETRVWCAHEYTQKNLSFALTVEADNPTLQERYAQVCRDRAQGQATIPSTIGLEKATNPFLRCEVRTIQMAVGATTPLQAFTRLRGKRDQY